One genomic segment of Chitinibacter sp. FCG-7 includes these proteins:
- the folE gene encoding GTP cyclohydrolase I has translation MSQSDSTAPTTIPVSQRIRYRLHQAQRRFHANDNIADFIEEGEMAQLLDEVQEKMMGVLQSLVIDTEHDHNTQDTARRVAKMYLNEVFRGRYVKQPAVTEFPNVEHLNELMIVGPITVRSACSHHFCPIIGKLWIGILPNQHSNLIGLSKYARLAEWVMSRPQIQEEAVTQVADLLQSKVNPDGLAIVMEADHFCMHWRGVKDSDSKMINSVMRGLFLKDTHLRREFLSLINNQR, from the coding sequence GTGAGTCAATCTGATTCGACTGCCCCAACAACGATCCCCGTATCACAGCGAATTCGCTATCGCCTGCATCAGGCGCAGCGACGTTTTCACGCCAATGACAATATTGCAGATTTTATCGAGGAAGGCGAAATGGCCCAATTGCTCGATGAAGTGCAGGAAAAAATGATGGGCGTGCTGCAAAGCCTGGTGATTGATACTGAGCACGACCACAATACGCAGGACACCGCACGTCGTGTGGCCAAGATGTATTTGAATGAAGTGTTTCGTGGTCGCTACGTTAAACAACCGGCGGTGACTGAGTTTCCGAACGTCGAGCACCTCAATGAATTGATGATTGTCGGCCCGATTACGGTACGCAGCGCATGTTCACATCATTTCTGCCCGATTATCGGCAAATTGTGGATCGGTATTTTGCCCAATCAACATTCCAACCTGATTGGCCTGTCAAAATATGCCCGCTTGGCCGAGTGGGTGATGTCGCGTCCGCAAATTCAGGAGGAGGCTGTCACGCAGGTGGCTGATCTGCTGCAAAGCAAGGTCAATCCAGATGGTTTGGCAATTGTGATGGAAGCTGATCACTTCTGCATGCACTGGCGTGGTGTGAAGGATTCCGATTCCAAAATGATCAATAGCGTGATGCGTGGCCTGTTCTTGAAAGATACGCATTTGCGCCGCGAGTTTTTGTCCCTGATTAACAATCAACGTTAA
- a CDS encoding BLUF domain-containing protein has translation MLVRLIYASRAAGEVNAELLDALLRSSRQNNPAIGITGVLCYSAGMFVQVLEGSRSAVSSLYNVIIRDPRHEHVELLNFEEISERHFADWTMGQVNISKVNHALLLKYSARNEFNPFEMSGPMVLLLLDDLIASAAIGK, from the coding sequence ATGCTTGTCCGTTTGATTTATGCCAGCCGGGCCGCAGGTGAGGTAAACGCGGAGTTGCTCGATGCCTTGTTGCGCAGTTCGCGCCAGAATAATCCGGCCATCGGCATTACCGGCGTCTTGTGTTACAGCGCCGGTATGTTTGTGCAGGTGCTGGAAGGGAGCCGCAGTGCGGTATCGTCGCTTTACAATGTGATTATCCGCGACCCGCGCCACGAGCATGTCGAGCTGCTCAATTTTGAAGAAATCAGCGAACGCCATTTTGCCGACTGGACGATGGGCCAGGTGAATATTTCCAAGGTCAATCATGCGCTGCTGCTGAAATATTCGGCGCGCAATGAATTCAACCCGTTTGAGATGAGCGGCCCGATGGTGCTGCTGCTGCTGGATGATTTGATTGCTAGTGCGGCGATTGGCAAATGA
- the corA gene encoding magnesium/cobalt transporter CorA: protein MAKHRRDATSAGHRRRIKAHLKSSKAGLAPGSLQYVGAADPLPTLATLIEFGQNDGEFLETRFTALEQGRDFQPTYSNYWLNLHGLEDLAQLQLIGKRFHLHPLVLEDILNTQQRPKIESYPGYLFITARLMFLDEFGSVDSEQISLVVGRNFLLTFQEKPTGTFASIRDSLRNGESQLRKFGSDYLVYALLDKVVDRYFSVLEQIGERVDELEDEIIEQLNPDQMQEVQHLRRSLQSLKRGLWPLREVINVLQRDDADFFKDETQLYLRDVYDHTVQLIESVEALREAVSGLQDIYLALQSQTMNTQMRTLTVFTIIFSPLTLIAGIYGMNFDYMPELRWSWAYFAVLGVMGLLGGSLGWFFWSRRWINPV from the coding sequence ATGGCAAAACATCGGCGTGACGCTACAAGTGCAGGCCATCGCCGCCGAATAAAGGCGCATCTTAAATCCAGCAAGGCTGGCCTTGCGCCAGGCTCGCTGCAATACGTCGGTGCCGCAGACCCGCTGCCCACGTTGGCGACGCTGATTGAATTTGGCCAGAATGACGGTGAATTTCTGGAAACCCGCTTTACCGCGCTGGAGCAAGGCCGCGACTTTCAGCCTACCTATAGCAATTACTGGCTCAATCTGCACGGGCTGGAAGATCTGGCGCAACTGCAGCTGATCGGCAAGCGCTTTCATTTGCATCCCTTGGTGCTCGAAGACATTCTCAATACCCAGCAGCGCCCCAAGATTGAAAGCTACCCCGGTTATCTGTTTATCACCGCGCGGCTGATGTTTCTGGATGAATTTGGCTCGGTTGATTCGGAACAGATCAGTCTGGTGGTCGGGCGTAATTTTTTGCTGACTTTTCAGGAAAAACCAACCGGTACGTTTGCCAGCATTCGTGACTCGCTTCGCAATGGCGAATCGCAGCTGCGCAAGTTTGGCAGCGACTATCTGGTGTACGCCTTGCTCGATAAAGTGGTTGATCGCTATTTCTCGGTGCTTGAGCAAATCGGCGAGCGCGTTGATGAGCTGGAAGACGAAATCATCGAGCAGTTAAATCCCGATCAGATGCAGGAAGTGCAGCATTTACGCCGTTCGCTGCAATCGCTCAAGCGCGGTTTGTGGCCTTTGCGCGAGGTGATCAATGTGCTGCAACGCGACGATGCCGATTTTTTTAAGGACGAAACACAGCTGTATCTGCGTGATGTGTACGACCATACGGTGCAACTGATCGAAAGCGTTGAAGCGCTGCGTGAAGCTGTATCGGGCTTGCAGGATATTTATCTGGCACTGCAATCGCAAACCATGAATACACAAATGCGCACGCTCACGGTGTTCACGATTATTTTCAGCCCATTGACGCTGATTGCCGGGATCTACGGCATGAATTTTGATTACATGCCCGAACTACGCTGGTCGTGGGCGTATTTTGCCGTGCTGGGCGTCATGGGTTTGCTCGGTGGTAGTTTGGGCTGGTTCTTCTGGTCTAGGCGCTGGATTAATCCGGTCTGA
- a CDS encoding DUF456 domain-containing protein, whose product MDAIWWVLSIGLMLMGVAGIILPVLPSTPLVFAGMLIIAWQQDFQTVSGYTMLALAALALIASALDYIAGAMGAKAAGASKQAIWGATIGALLGIFAGPFGLIFGPLFGAAAGEFYATRAALQAGKVGLASWIGMLVGTIAKVGIVFVMFGLFWLAYLI is encoded by the coding sequence ATGGATGCAATTTGGTGGGTTTTAAGTATCGGTCTGATGCTGATGGGCGTGGCAGGGATTATTTTGCCGGTGCTGCCATCAACGCCGCTGGTCTTTGCTGGCATGTTGATTATTGCCTGGCAGCAGGATTTTCAAACCGTCAGTGGGTACACCATGCTGGCGCTGGCGGCACTCGCTCTGATTGCCAGCGCACTGGACTATATCGCCGGGGCCATGGGCGCCAAGGCCGCCGGAGCGAGCAAGCAGGCCATCTGGGGGGCGACGATAGGCGCTTTGCTGGGGATTTTTGCCGGGCCATTCGGGCTGATTTTCGGGCCTTTATTCGGCGCAGCGGCGGGTGAGTTTTATGCGACACGCGCTGCGCTGCAAGCCGGTAAAGTCGGGCTTGCCAGCTGGATTGGCATGCTGGTTGGTACCATTGCCAAGGTAGGGATTGTCTTTGTGATGTTTGGCCTGTTCTGGCTGGCTTACCTGATCTAA
- a CDS encoding Ppx/GppA phosphatase family protein — MSDHSIIAAVDLGSNSFRLQVARVVEGSLFPLDSLKETVRLGAGLDAQGCLSEAAIAELIAALSRFGERLAGLPPQCVRAVATNTFRVARNSAYFLPLAEAALGFPIEIIAGREEARLIYIGAAHSLPNTRERRLVVDIGGGSTELIIGSQYRSFRTESIQLGCVGWSMRYFPDGVITRERLETAELAARGAFLPLVPDFHTSEWQRAIGTSGTARSLADILELNDLSPLGITRSGMAALREKMLAAGHVDKLVLNGLRDDRRAVVAGGFAIMQAAFDMLGIERMNITYGALRDGVLYDLMQRQTQYDVRDRTVDFFQRRYHVDGLQANRVTAMAMQLFEALRGEAVPDDAVLARHLHMAALLHEVGRSIAHASYHKHSAYILQHADMPGFSRREQLWLSRLVLAHAGSLTKLSGESVSAAEWDAILALRLAVLFYRSRLDETPPEFELVRQSEGYTLTIDALWLNAHPLTAFALTEETTAWQNIGVTLQVQAIAAE, encoded by the coding sequence ACAGTTTTCGCCTGCAAGTGGCCCGTGTGGTTGAGGGCTCTTTATTCCCGCTCGATTCGCTGAAAGAGACCGTGCGCCTTGGCGCCGGGCTTGATGCGCAGGGCTGCCTGAGCGAGGCGGCAATTGCCGAGCTGATCGCCGCTTTATCACGCTTTGGCGAGCGGCTAGCGGGCTTGCCGCCGCAATGCGTGCGGGCGGTCGCGACCAATACGTTTCGTGTGGCGCGCAATTCGGCCTATTTCCTCCCCCTGGCCGAAGCGGCGCTGGGTTTTCCGATCGAGATTATTGCTGGCCGTGAAGAAGCACGGCTGATTTATATCGGTGCCGCGCACAGCCTGCCCAATACGCGCGAGCGCCGCTTGGTGGTTGATATAGGCGGCGGCTCGACCGAGCTGATTATTGGTAGCCAATATCGCTCTTTCCGCACTGAAAGTATCCAGCTCGGTTGCGTGGGCTGGAGCATGCGTTACTTCCCTGATGGCGTGATCACCCGCGAGCGGCTGGAAACGGCTGAGCTGGCGGCGCGGGGCGCATTTTTGCCGCTGGTACCCGATTTTCACACCAGCGAGTGGCAGCGGGCGATTGGCACCTCGGGTACTGCCCGCTCGCTGGCGGATATCCTTGAGTTGAACGATTTATCCCCCCTGGGTATCACCCGTTCCGGCATGGCCGCCCTACGTGAGAAAATGCTGGCCGCCGGGCATGTGGACAAGCTGGTGCTCAACGGCTTGCGTGACGATAGACGCGCTGTGGTGGCAGGGGGTTTTGCCATTATGCAGGCGGCATTTGACATGCTGGGCATCGAGCGGATGAATATCACCTATGGCGCTTTGCGCGATGGGGTGCTCTACGATCTGATGCAGCGCCAGACCCAATATGATGTGCGCGACCGCACCGTCGATTTTTTCCAGCGCCGCTACCATGTCGATGGCTTGCAAGCCAACCGGGTTACCGCGATGGCGATGCAATTATTCGAGGCCTTGCGCGGCGAAGCCGTGCCGGACGACGCTGTGCTGGCCCGTCATCTGCATATGGCGGCTTTATTGCACGAAGTGGGGCGCTCAATCGCCCACGCCAGCTATCACAAACATTCGGCGTATATTTTGCAGCATGCCGACATGCCGGGTTTTTCCCGCCGTGAGCAGCTTTGGTTGTCGCGTCTGGTGCTGGCGCATGCTGGCAGCTTGACCAAGCTATCGGGCGAGAGCGTCAGCGCTGCCGAATGGGACGCCATTCTGGCTTTGCGGCTGGCCGTGCTGTTTTATCGTTCGCGGCTGGACGAAACCCCGCCCGAATTCGAGCTGGTGCGCCAGAGTGAAGGCTATACGCTGACCATTGATGCGCTCTGGCTGAATGCGCACCCGCTGACTGCATTTGCGCTTACTGAGGAAACGACTGCATGGCAAAACATCGGCGTGACGCTACAAGTGCAGGCCATCGCCGCCGAATAA